In the Hordeum vulgare subsp. vulgare chromosome 7H, MorexV3_pseudomolecules_assembly, whole genome shotgun sequence genome, one interval contains:
- the LOC123407566 gene encoding non-specific lipid transfer protein GPI-anchored 7-like, with amino-acid sequence MRRGVGARLLPQAAAIAVAVAVACCMAGAAAQGTTTPVDAGGVVPSCASKLVTCAGYLNTTDTPPESCCEPLKEAATTQAACMCAILMNRAALQAFGVAPEQGVLLAKRCGVTTDASTCAKYAAGAGADAATAGSTAASSASTGTAASTVAKPAASGGSTHPLSLMAASSFVGLSFIWWTIMA; translated from the exons ATGCGGAGGGGTGTGGGCGCGCGCCTTCTGCCACAGGCGGCGGCCATCGCCGTGGCCGTGGCCGTCGCCTGCTGCATGGCCGGCGCGGCCGCACAGGGGACGACGACGCCGGTGGACGCCGGCGGCGTGGTGCCGTCGTGCGCGTCGAAGCTCGTGACGTGCGCGGGCTACCTGAACACCACCGACACGCCGCCGGAGTCGTGCTGCGAGCCTCTCAAGGAGGCGGCGACCACGCAGGCGGCGTGCATGTGCGCCATCCTCATGAACAGGGCCGCGCTGCAGGCCTTCGGCGTGGCGCCGGAGCAGGGGGTGCTCCTCGCCAAGCGCTGCGGCGTCACCACCGACGCGTCCACCTGCGCCAAGTACGCCGCCGGGGCCGGGGCCG ATGCTGCCACTGCAGGTAGCACGGCCGCTTCTTCAGCATCCACGGGAACTGCTGCTTCTACAG TTGCCAAGCCAGCCGCTAGCGGAGGTAGCACGCATCCCCTGAGCTTGATGGCCGCATCTTCATTTGTAGGCTTGAGTTTCATCTGGTGGACGATCATGGCATAG